In one Antennarius striatus isolate MH-2024 chromosome 1, ASM4005453v1, whole genome shotgun sequence genomic region, the following are encoded:
- the trpm5 gene encoding transient receptor potential cation channel subfamily M member 5 isoform X1, whose translation MQERQDTPLRTLQPQPRCLRCGVTLEWSQEHSALLGCPCCSPLDEVLEDNRRGRGHWAAGRVGDIDFLGPTKTRGKFVRVPGDTDPVLVYQMLTEEWGLAPPHLVVALVGGDEVAQMKPWLRDTLRKGLVKAAQSTGAWILTNGLRFGITKHLGQAVRDHSLASTSSRVRVVAIGIAPWAAIHGREALLGAKVDEPAAYRPQDLPHGSVYSLDSHHSHFVLVEEDPSRPGATSEMRVKLLKHISLQRTGYGGGGGDDDDGTGSFEIPVLCLLVHGEPRILKRMFKGIGNSTPWLILAGSGGVADILVTLMNRGCWDTEGVHELLLDTFPNAHHSADVRSWVRLIQKILEHGHLLTVHDPEQESSDLDTVILKALVKACKSQSQEAQDFLDELKLAVAWNRVDIAKSDIFNGDVEWKACDLEEVMMDALINDKPDFVRLFVDNGVNLGEFLTYGRLQELYWAVSEKSLLHNLLLKKYEEKQMLLGAARTPGPPGHHPPEPGDRKPRFTLYEVAKVLKDFLHDSCKGFYQKIPTVRTGPPLLLLPDWSEAVSTKSVPLVVHAVLRVLQEKPAKGRLFHSQKNVAELEQSCEHPWRDLFLWAVLQNRQQMANYFWAMGPEAVAAALAGCKILKEMARLESEAESARSMKEAKYEQFALDVFGECYSNSEDRAYALLVRRTTCWSRSTVLNLATEADAKSFFAHDGVQALLTKIWWGAMTTDTAISKLVVSFFCPPLIWTNLIKFSDEELDHRDGREQFVELDSLDTEKALLLTDEDDPLDAPPGGPADQSCASVWWRFLLRRWRRFWSAPVTVFLGNVIMYFAFLFLFTYVLLLDFRPPPPLGPGAAEIMLYFWVFTLVLEELRQSFFTDEEMNILKKFKLYVEDNWNKCDMVAISLFVVGVSCRMVSSTYEAGRTVLAIDFMVFTLRLIHIFAIHKQLGPKIIIVERMMKDVFFFLFFLSVWLIAYGVATQALLHPNDPRIDWVFRRALYRPYLHIFGQIPLEEIDAARMPEMNCTNDSQEIISGLRPPCPNVYANWLVILLLVIFLLVTNVLLLNLLIAMFSYTFQVVQGNTDIFWKFQRYNLIVEYHSRPALAPPFIIISHLSQLLLSLVRQPESKQEHLERELPVGLDQRLITWETVQKENYLAKLERQHWESSEERLKHTSSKVQSLLRIVGGFKDQEKRMAMMDAQVRYCGEVLSWMAECFAQSTLRCGKEAPKTPARLTGSQPISSKDASPRQADKGAKQEMGATRPDHPGYGATKKFPYADE comes from the exons ATGCAGGAGAGACAGGACACGCCTCTG CGGACGCTGCAGCCACAGCCGAGATGCCTGAGGTGTGGAGTCACACTGGAGTGGTCCCAGgagcacag tgcccTGCTGGGCTGCCCCTGCTGCTCCCCCCTGGATGAGGTACTGGAGGACaacaggagggggaggggccacTGGGCGGCAGGGCGAGTTGGCGACATCGACTTCCTGGGCCCAACCAAGACCAGGGGgaag ttcGTGCGGGTGCCGGGCGACACCGACCCGGTGCTGGTGTACCAGATGCTGACGGAGGAGTGGGGCCTGGCCCCCCCACACCTGGTGGTGGCCCTGGTGGGGGGGGACGAGGTGGCCCAGATGAAGCCCTGGCTGAGGGACACACTGAGGAAGGGGCTGGTGAAGGCGGCGCAGAGCACAG GGGCCTGGATCCTGACCAATGGGCTGCGCTTCGGCATCACCAAACACCTGGGCCAGGCGGTGAGGGACCACTCCCTGGccagcacctcctccagggTGCGTGTGGTCGCCATCGGCATCGCCCCCTGGGCGGCCATCCACGGCCGGGAGGCACTGCTGGGGGCCAAG GTGGATGAACCTGCAGCCTACAGGCCACAGGACCTTCCCCACGGCTCGGTCTACTCCCTGGACAGCCACCACTCCCACTTCGTGCTGGTGGAGGAGGATCCCAGCAGACCGGGGGCCACCAGCGAGATGAGGGTCAAGCTGCTGAAGCACATCTCACTGCAGCGCACCGGatatggaggtggggggggtgatgatgatgatg GAACGGGCAGCTTTGAGATCCCCGTCCTGTGTCTCCTGGTTCACGGGGAGCCCAGGATTCTGAAG AGGATGTTCAAAGGCATCGGGAACTCCACGCCCTGGCTCATCCTGGCCGGCTCCGGGGGCGTGGCCGACATCCTGGTCACGCTGATGAACAGGGGCTGCTGGGATACGGAGGGCGTCCacgagctgctgctggacaccTTCCCCAACGCCCACCACAGCGCCGACGTCAGGAGCTGGGTCAGGCTG ATCCAGAAGATCCTGGAACACGGACACCTGCTGACCGTCCACGACCCCGAGCAGGAGAGCTCCGACCTGGACACCGTCATCCTCAAGGCCCTGGTCAAGG cctgtAAGAGCCAGAGCCAGGAGGCTCAGGACTTCCTGGACGAGCTGAAGCTGGCGGTGGCGTGGAACCGGGTGGACATCGCCAAGAGCGACATCTTTAACGGAGACGTGGAGTGGAAG GCATGTgacctggaggaggtgatgatGGACGCGCTGATCAACGACAAACCCGACTTTGTGCGTCTGTTCGTGGACAACGGCGTGAACCTGGGGGAGTTCCTGACCTACGGCCGTCTGCAGGAGCTCTACTGGGCGGTGTCGGAGAAGAGCCTCCTCCACAACCTGCTGCTGAAGAAGTACGAGGAGAAGCAGATGCTGCTGGGGGCCGCCAGGACGCCCGGTCCGCCGGGACACCACCCGCCGGAGCCGGGCGACCGCAAGCCCCGCTTCACGCTGTACGAGGTGGCCAAGGTGCTCAAGGACTTCCTGCACGACTCCTGCAAAGGCTTCTACCAGAAGATCCCCACGGTGAGGACCGGACCTCCACTCCTGCTGCTTCCTGATTGGTCGGAAGCTGTTTCCACAAAGAGCGTTCCCCTCGTGGTTCACGCGGTTCTCCGTGTTCTCCAGGAGAAGCCGGCGAAGGGTCGACTGTTCCACAGCCAGAAGAATGTGGCGGAGCTGGAGCAGAGCTGTGAGCATCCCTGGAGGGACCTGTTCCTCTGGGCCGTCCTCCAGAACCGCCAGCAGATGGCCAACTACTTCTGGGCCATG GGCCCGGAGGCGGTGGCCGCGGCGCTGGCGGGATGTAAGATCCTGAAGGAGATGGCACGGCTGGAATCGGAGGCGGAGTCTGCCCGGAGCATGAAGGAGGCCAAGTACGAGCAGTTTGCCCTGG ACGTGTTCGGGGAGTGTTACTCCAACAGCGAGGACCGGGCGTACGCCCTGCTGGTCAGAAGAACCACCTGCTGGAGCAGGTCCACCGTCCTCAACCTGGCCACCGAGGCCGACGCCAAGTCCTTCTTCGCTCACGACGGGGTCCAG GCTCTGCTCACGAAGATCTGGTGGGGCGCCATGACGACGGACACGGCCATCTCCAAGCTGGTGGTGTCCTTCTTCTGTCCTCCACTCATCTGGACCAACCTCATAAAGTTCAG CGATGAGGAGCTGGACCACCGTGATGGGCGGGAGCAGTTTGTGGAGCTGGACAGTCTGGACACGGAGAAGGCGTTGCTGCTGACGGACGAGGACGACCCTCT GGACGCTCCTCCTGGGGGTCCGGCGGACCAGAGCTGCGCCTCCGTGTGGTGGCGCTTCCTGCTGCGCCGCTGGCGCCGCTTCTGGAGCGCCCCCGTCACCGTGTTCCTGGGGAACGTCATCATGTACTtcgccttcctcttcctcttcacctaCGTCCTCCTGCTGGACTTCCGGCCGCCGCCGCCCCTCGGCCCCGGGGCCGCAGAGATCATGCTGTACTTCTGGGTGTTCACCCTGGTGCTGGAGGAGCTCAGACAG AGCTTCTTCACCGATGAGGAGATGAACATCCTGAAGAAGTTCAAACTCTACGTGGAGGACAACTGGAACAAGTGTGACATGGTGGCCATCTCCCTGTTTGTGGTGGGCGTGTCATGCAG GATGGTGAGCAGCACCTACGAGGCGGGCAGGACGGTCCTGGCCATCGACTTCATGGTCTTCACGCTGCGTCTGATCCACATCTTCGCCATCCACAAGCAGCTGGGCCCCAAGATCATCATCGTGGAGAGAATG ATGAAGgacgtcttcttcttcctcttcttcctgagtGTGTGGCTCATCGCCTACGGCGTGGCCACCCAGGCTCTACTCCACCCCAACGACCCCCGCATCGACTGGGTGTTCCGCAGGGCCCTGTACCGGCCCTACCTGCACATCTTTGGACAGATCCCCCTGGAGGAGATCGACG CTGCTCGTATGCCTGAGATGAACTGCACCAACGACTCCCAGGAGATCATCTCGGGGTTACGGCCGCCGTGCCCCAACGTCTACGCCAACTGGCTGGTCATCCTGCTGTTGGTCATCTTCCTGCTGGTCACCAACGTGCTGCTGCTCAACTTGCTGATCGCCATGTTCAG CTACACCTTCCAGGTCGTTCAGGGCAACACGGACATCTTCTGGAAGTTCCAGCGGTACAACCTGATCGTGGAGTACCACAGCCGCCCGGCGCTGGCCCCgcccttcatcatcatcagccacCTGTCCCAGCTCCTCCTCAGCCTGGTCAGGCAGCCGGAGTCCAAGCAGGAGCACCTGG aaaggGAGCTGCCGGTGGGCCTGGACCAGAGGCTGATCACCTGGGAGACGGTGCAGAAGGAGAACTATTTGGCCAAACTGGAGCGGCAGCACTGGGAGAGCAGCGAGGAGCGTCTGAAGCACACCTCCTCCAA GGTTCAGAGTCTGCTGAGGATTGTGGGTGGGTTCAAGGACCAGGAGAAGCGGATGGCGATGATGGACGCTCAG GTGCGGTACTGTGGGGAGGTGCTGTCCTGGATGGCCGAGTGCTTCGCTCAGAGCACCCTCAGGTGTGGGAAGGAAGCCCCCAAGACTCCAG CACGTCTGACAggctctcagccaatcagcagcaagGACGCGTCTCCACGCCAAGCAGACAAAGGAGCCAAACAGGAAATGGGGGCCACCAGACCGGATCACCCAGGATACGGAGCCACCAAGAAGTTCCCCTACGCCGATGAGTAA
- the trpm5 gene encoding transient receptor potential cation channel subfamily M member 5 isoform X2, whose protein sequence is MQERQDTPLRTLQPQPRCLRCGVTLEWSQEHSALLGCPCCSPLDEVLEDNRRGRGHWAAGRVGDIDFLGPTKTRGKFVRVPGDTDPVLVYQMLTEEWGLAPPHLVVALVGGDEVAQMKPWLRDTLRKGLVKAAQSTGAWILTNGLRFGITKHLGQAVRDHSLASTSSRVRVVAIGIAPWAAIHGREALLGAKVDEPAAYRPQDLPHGSVYSLDSHHSHFVLVEEDPSRPGATSEMRVKLLKHISLQRTGYGGGGGDDDDGTGSFEIPVLCLLVHGEPRILKRMFKGIGNSTPWLILAGSGGVADILVTLMNRGCWDTEGVHELLLDTFPNAHHSADVRSWVRLIQKILEHGHLLTVHDPEQESSDLDTVILKALVKACKSQSQEAQDFLDELKLAVAWNRVDIAKSDIFNGDVEWKACDLEEVMMDALINDKPDFVRLFVDNGVNLGEFLTYGRLQELYWAVSEKSLLHNLLLKKYEEKQMLLGAARTPGPPGHHPPEPGDRKPRFTLYEVAKVLKDFLHDSCKGFYQKIPTVRTGPPLLLLPDWSEAVSTKSVPLVVHAVLRVLQEKPAKGRLFHSQKNVAELEQSCEHPWRDLFLWAVLQNRQQMANYFWAMGPEAVAAALAGCKILKEMARLESEAESARSMKEAKYEQFALDVFGECYSNSEDRAYALLVRRTTCWSRSTVLNLATEADAKSFFAHDGVQALLTKIWWGAMTTDTAISKLVVSFFCPPLIWTNLIKFSDEELDHRDGREQFVELDSLDTEKALLLTDEDDPLDAPPGGPADQSCASVWWRFLLRRWRRFWSAPVTVFLGNVIMYFAFLFLFTYVLLLDFRPPPPLGPGAAEIMLYFWVFTLVLEELRQSFFTDEEMNILKKFKLYVEDNWNKCDMVAISLFVVGVSCRMVSSTYEAGRTVLAIDFMVFTLRLIHIFAIHKQLGPKIIIVERMMKDVFFFLFFLSVWLIAYGVATQALLHPNDPRIDWVFRRALYRPYLHIFGQIPLEEIDAARMPEMNCTNDSQEIISGLRPPCPNVYANWLVILLLVIFLLVTNVLLLNLLIAMFSYTFQVVQGNTDIFWKFQRYNLIVEYHSRPALAPPFIIISHLSQLLLSLVRQPESKQEHLERELPVGLDQRLITWETVQKENYLAKLERQHWESSEERLKHTSSKVQSLLRIVGGFKDQEKRMAMMDAQVRYCGEVLSWMAECFAQSTLRCGKEAPKTPGSQPISSKDASPRQADKGAKQEMGATRPDHPGYGATKKFPYADE, encoded by the exons ATGCAGGAGAGACAGGACACGCCTCTG CGGACGCTGCAGCCACAGCCGAGATGCCTGAGGTGTGGAGTCACACTGGAGTGGTCCCAGgagcacag tgcccTGCTGGGCTGCCCCTGCTGCTCCCCCCTGGATGAGGTACTGGAGGACaacaggagggggaggggccacTGGGCGGCAGGGCGAGTTGGCGACATCGACTTCCTGGGCCCAACCAAGACCAGGGGgaag ttcGTGCGGGTGCCGGGCGACACCGACCCGGTGCTGGTGTACCAGATGCTGACGGAGGAGTGGGGCCTGGCCCCCCCACACCTGGTGGTGGCCCTGGTGGGGGGGGACGAGGTGGCCCAGATGAAGCCCTGGCTGAGGGACACACTGAGGAAGGGGCTGGTGAAGGCGGCGCAGAGCACAG GGGCCTGGATCCTGACCAATGGGCTGCGCTTCGGCATCACCAAACACCTGGGCCAGGCGGTGAGGGACCACTCCCTGGccagcacctcctccagggTGCGTGTGGTCGCCATCGGCATCGCCCCCTGGGCGGCCATCCACGGCCGGGAGGCACTGCTGGGGGCCAAG GTGGATGAACCTGCAGCCTACAGGCCACAGGACCTTCCCCACGGCTCGGTCTACTCCCTGGACAGCCACCACTCCCACTTCGTGCTGGTGGAGGAGGATCCCAGCAGACCGGGGGCCACCAGCGAGATGAGGGTCAAGCTGCTGAAGCACATCTCACTGCAGCGCACCGGatatggaggtggggggggtgatgatgatgatg GAACGGGCAGCTTTGAGATCCCCGTCCTGTGTCTCCTGGTTCACGGGGAGCCCAGGATTCTGAAG AGGATGTTCAAAGGCATCGGGAACTCCACGCCCTGGCTCATCCTGGCCGGCTCCGGGGGCGTGGCCGACATCCTGGTCACGCTGATGAACAGGGGCTGCTGGGATACGGAGGGCGTCCacgagctgctgctggacaccTTCCCCAACGCCCACCACAGCGCCGACGTCAGGAGCTGGGTCAGGCTG ATCCAGAAGATCCTGGAACACGGACACCTGCTGACCGTCCACGACCCCGAGCAGGAGAGCTCCGACCTGGACACCGTCATCCTCAAGGCCCTGGTCAAGG cctgtAAGAGCCAGAGCCAGGAGGCTCAGGACTTCCTGGACGAGCTGAAGCTGGCGGTGGCGTGGAACCGGGTGGACATCGCCAAGAGCGACATCTTTAACGGAGACGTGGAGTGGAAG GCATGTgacctggaggaggtgatgatGGACGCGCTGATCAACGACAAACCCGACTTTGTGCGTCTGTTCGTGGACAACGGCGTGAACCTGGGGGAGTTCCTGACCTACGGCCGTCTGCAGGAGCTCTACTGGGCGGTGTCGGAGAAGAGCCTCCTCCACAACCTGCTGCTGAAGAAGTACGAGGAGAAGCAGATGCTGCTGGGGGCCGCCAGGACGCCCGGTCCGCCGGGACACCACCCGCCGGAGCCGGGCGACCGCAAGCCCCGCTTCACGCTGTACGAGGTGGCCAAGGTGCTCAAGGACTTCCTGCACGACTCCTGCAAAGGCTTCTACCAGAAGATCCCCACGGTGAGGACCGGACCTCCACTCCTGCTGCTTCCTGATTGGTCGGAAGCTGTTTCCACAAAGAGCGTTCCCCTCGTGGTTCACGCGGTTCTCCGTGTTCTCCAGGAGAAGCCGGCGAAGGGTCGACTGTTCCACAGCCAGAAGAATGTGGCGGAGCTGGAGCAGAGCTGTGAGCATCCCTGGAGGGACCTGTTCCTCTGGGCCGTCCTCCAGAACCGCCAGCAGATGGCCAACTACTTCTGGGCCATG GGCCCGGAGGCGGTGGCCGCGGCGCTGGCGGGATGTAAGATCCTGAAGGAGATGGCACGGCTGGAATCGGAGGCGGAGTCTGCCCGGAGCATGAAGGAGGCCAAGTACGAGCAGTTTGCCCTGG ACGTGTTCGGGGAGTGTTACTCCAACAGCGAGGACCGGGCGTACGCCCTGCTGGTCAGAAGAACCACCTGCTGGAGCAGGTCCACCGTCCTCAACCTGGCCACCGAGGCCGACGCCAAGTCCTTCTTCGCTCACGACGGGGTCCAG GCTCTGCTCACGAAGATCTGGTGGGGCGCCATGACGACGGACACGGCCATCTCCAAGCTGGTGGTGTCCTTCTTCTGTCCTCCACTCATCTGGACCAACCTCATAAAGTTCAG CGATGAGGAGCTGGACCACCGTGATGGGCGGGAGCAGTTTGTGGAGCTGGACAGTCTGGACACGGAGAAGGCGTTGCTGCTGACGGACGAGGACGACCCTCT GGACGCTCCTCCTGGGGGTCCGGCGGACCAGAGCTGCGCCTCCGTGTGGTGGCGCTTCCTGCTGCGCCGCTGGCGCCGCTTCTGGAGCGCCCCCGTCACCGTGTTCCTGGGGAACGTCATCATGTACTtcgccttcctcttcctcttcacctaCGTCCTCCTGCTGGACTTCCGGCCGCCGCCGCCCCTCGGCCCCGGGGCCGCAGAGATCATGCTGTACTTCTGGGTGTTCACCCTGGTGCTGGAGGAGCTCAGACAG AGCTTCTTCACCGATGAGGAGATGAACATCCTGAAGAAGTTCAAACTCTACGTGGAGGACAACTGGAACAAGTGTGACATGGTGGCCATCTCCCTGTTTGTGGTGGGCGTGTCATGCAG GATGGTGAGCAGCACCTACGAGGCGGGCAGGACGGTCCTGGCCATCGACTTCATGGTCTTCACGCTGCGTCTGATCCACATCTTCGCCATCCACAAGCAGCTGGGCCCCAAGATCATCATCGTGGAGAGAATG ATGAAGgacgtcttcttcttcctcttcttcctgagtGTGTGGCTCATCGCCTACGGCGTGGCCACCCAGGCTCTACTCCACCCCAACGACCCCCGCATCGACTGGGTGTTCCGCAGGGCCCTGTACCGGCCCTACCTGCACATCTTTGGACAGATCCCCCTGGAGGAGATCGACG CTGCTCGTATGCCTGAGATGAACTGCACCAACGACTCCCAGGAGATCATCTCGGGGTTACGGCCGCCGTGCCCCAACGTCTACGCCAACTGGCTGGTCATCCTGCTGTTGGTCATCTTCCTGCTGGTCACCAACGTGCTGCTGCTCAACTTGCTGATCGCCATGTTCAG CTACACCTTCCAGGTCGTTCAGGGCAACACGGACATCTTCTGGAAGTTCCAGCGGTACAACCTGATCGTGGAGTACCACAGCCGCCCGGCGCTGGCCCCgcccttcatcatcatcagccacCTGTCCCAGCTCCTCCTCAGCCTGGTCAGGCAGCCGGAGTCCAAGCAGGAGCACCTGG aaaggGAGCTGCCGGTGGGCCTGGACCAGAGGCTGATCACCTGGGAGACGGTGCAGAAGGAGAACTATTTGGCCAAACTGGAGCGGCAGCACTGGGAGAGCAGCGAGGAGCGTCTGAAGCACACCTCCTCCAA GGTTCAGAGTCTGCTGAGGATTGTGGGTGGGTTCAAGGACCAGGAGAAGCGGATGGCGATGATGGACGCTCAG GTGCGGTACTGTGGGGAGGTGCTGTCCTGGATGGCCGAGTGCTTCGCTCAGAGCACCCTCAGGTGTGGGAAGGAAGCCCCCAAGACTCCAG gctctcagccaatcagcagcaagGACGCGTCTCCACGCCAAGCAGACAAAGGAGCCAAACAGGAAATGGGGGCCACCAGACCGGATCACCCAGGATACGGAGCCACCAAGAAGTTCCCCTACGCCGATGAGTAA